The Pseudomonadota bacterium sequence ATATTCCTTTTCTTGGCAATTTTCCATAGGTCCTCCACGTCCTTCGGGGTTGTAACTACAATTGCATCCGCTTCCGGCACATACATATCATCAAATGAAGGAACTATTTCCGGCGTTACCCTGAAACCCCACTCTTCATCAAGAAAACGCGTAATAAGATAGACCGTATGTCCCATGTTTCGCAAAAGCTCCACATGCTGGAAAAATACTTTTACTCCGCCTGTCATGCCCACATGTCTTATTGCATAAACTATTTTCATGAATAAAATACCGTTATCACATACTTTGTCACTATTCAACAAATATCATTCCGATTTTTTTGGATATTAAAAAGACCCCTTATTTTATATTGATTGTAAAATTTTACAAATGTTTTATGTTGAAATAAATTCTTAAAGAAATCGTTTCAGGGTATTAGAATGAGGCATATAAGGCAACATTCTGGCTTTTTGACTTAGTTCTTTTAATCAGTTATAGTATTACACCAAATGTAATTTCCGGAAGACAGGAAATTTAAAATGCTTATGGAACTGATTACCTTGGATAAATCTAAAAAAAGACTTAACTTATAGGCATGGACGGATACGGTATAAAAAAACCAATAAAATATATCAATGAATAACGGTGAACAATAAATATGCTGATTGATGAGTTTAACAGAGTTATTAATTATGTGAGAATTTCTATTACCGACAGATGTAATTTAAGGTGTAAATACTGTGTTGACGGGACATTTCCCTTTATCCCCCATAATGATATGCTTTCCTATGAAGAAATTATCCGCTTCGTAAAAATATCCGCCGAGCTTGGCGTAAGCAAGATCCGCTTGACAGGAGGAGAACCCCTTGCAAGAAAAGGGATTTCTTATCTTCTCGGAGAAATAAATAAAATACAGGGTATTAACGATATAAGTCTAACCACAAACGGCGTTTTACTTGGAAAAAACATTAAAGAGCTTATGGAATCAGGATTAAGAAGGGTAAATATCAGCCTTGACACGTTGAAAAAAGACAAGTTCGCTTACATAACAGGTGTTGATGCTTTCACCGATGTAATAAGGAGCATTAAGAAGGCTCATTATTCAGGTTTAAACCCGATTAAAATTAATTCTGTTATTATTAAAGGCTTCAATGATGATGAAATCCTCGATTTTGCAAAACTAACAATACGTTATAATCATCACTTTAGATTTATAGAATATATGCCTTTTGGCGATTCAGGCATGTGGGACAGAACAAAGATTGTCACTTCAAGTGAAATTGAAGCCCGCATAAGAGAAGTATACGAACTGGAGTCTTCTATTAATAATGAAAGAGGTCCTGCGAAGATGTTTAATATTAAAGGCGCAGCTGGCAAGATAGGGTTTATCAGCCCCGTATCTTCTCATATATGCTCGGAATGCAACCGAATCAGGCTTACTTCAAACGGTAAAATTCGGCCATGTCTATTTTCTGATGTGGGATATGATGTGAAAAAACTCATGAGAGAAGGAAAAAGCGATGAAGAAATAAAGACTTTTATAATCAATATCGTCAAGGTAAAACCTGAAAGAAAGGATGAAATCGGCCAGATTAAAAAATGTCAAAGAAGTTTGCAGCATATAGGAGGATAGAGGAGAGGAGATGAAACTTACCCATTTAGACAGCAATGGTAAGGCACGTATGGTTGATGTTACTGAAAAAAAGGAAACTGAAAGGGCGGCAAAGGCCTTTGGTAAGGTAAGGATGTCGCCTAAAACATACAGGGAAATTAGAAAAGGTGTTGGGCCAAAGGGTGATATTTTTACTGTTGCTAAAATAGCCGGCATTATGGGAACTAAAAAAACACATGAGCTTATACCTCTATGCCATCCCTTGACCATTACCCATATAGATGTCAATTATAACTTTGATGACAAAGAATCCATTGTGGAAATTACATCATCTGTAAAAATAAAAGGACAGACCGGTGTTGAGATGGAAGCTCTTACCTGCGTTATGCTCACTGCGCTGACAATATACGATATGTGCAAGGCTATTGATAAGGGTATTGAACTTGGGCCATTCTATCTCCTTGAAAAGAGCGGCGGGAAGAGCGGCAAATATGTAAAAAACGTGAAGTGTGATTCGTGAAGCGTAAAAACACGAAATATAAGGCTATGGAGTATAAGACATGAAAGGTAAGATCATTTCAGTAAATATCAGTGACAAAAAGGGCGAGAAGAAACATGCAATAGGGAAGTGCATGTTGATAAAAGATAGGGGGCTTGAGAATGACGCACATGCAGGTTTTATGCACAGACAAGTAAGCCTCCTGGCAAAGGAGAGTATTCAGAAGATAAAGGACATGGGAGTCGATGTGGATTGCGGAGATTTTGCTGAAAACCTGACCACTGAAGGCATAGAACTTTTTACGCTACCCATAGGCACAAAATTTAAAGTCGGAGACGGAATTATTTTAAGGGTCACACAAATAGGTAAGGAATGCCATGCCAGGTGCGCTATTTTCCAGCAAGTCGGTGATTGCGTAATGCCAAGAGAAGGTATTTTTACCGAGGTGCTCACTGAGGGTGAAATCAAAACAGGAGATGAAATCGAGGTAATGCAATGAAATATAGTGTTGTAATTATTACATGCAGTGATAAGGGCTCCGTAGGTGAACGTGTAGACAAAAGTGGACCTGCAATAGCTGAAATGCTTAAAGATTCTTATAATGTAACCGATATTCTTATCGTACCGGATGAAACAGATATTATTGCTGATACGATAAAGAAGCTGATTGATGAACAAAAGATAGACCTTGTTGTTACAACCGGCGGTACAGGTTTGTCAAACAGGGATGTAACTCCTGAAGCCACAAGAATGGTCATTGAAAAAGATTTGCCCGGTTTCGCTGAAATAATGCGTATTGAGAGCTACAGGATCACCCCTCACGGGATAATATCAAGGGGTATCTGTGGGATAAGGGGCGAGAGTATCATCATCAACCTTCCAGGAAGCCCGAAGGCAGCAACTGAATGTCTTTCCTTTGTATCGGTTGCCCTACCTCATGCACTTAATAAGCTTAAAGGAGATAATGCTGATTGCGGCAGTTAATTCAATTTTTCAGAATGTTTTCCATCTCTTCGATTTCATTGTCAACATTCTCCAGATCCCAGATGAACTTGACAAAATCTATCTCTGCGATTGCTGTATCGGCTTTTAAAAGAACATTGAATGCTTCTGTTTCATTCAAAACAACCCCGCTCATATCACCGCCAAAACCAAAATCTTCAATCCTTGCCAATTGATCCGCCATTGAGCAAACAGCAACAGCTGTTCTGTTTCCCTCCGAAGAATCCATTACAGAATGATGGTGGCTTGCGACGTCAATAAACATAAACGGCAGCTTCCACCGTTCCATAATCCAGCCGCCAATTGTCTCGTGAGACTCACCGATAAACTTTTTCTCAGCCTCAATCATCGATATGCATTCGTCACGGGTTGCCTTAATGACAATCTCATATATTTCATGAACAAATTTATCCAATATTATCTTTCCAACATCATGCAGAAGGCCTGACAGATAAATAGCTCCCTGGTCTTTTATATTCACCTTATTGCATAGCCTTTTTGCAATTACCGCAGTAGCCACAGAATGTTTCCAGAATTCATCCATATCAAATGTTTGTCCATTTCGGGATGGCTTTAATGCTTTATATGTACCACAGGCTATACAAATCATTGTAATCTCTTTGACTCCCAGCATTCTTACCGCATGGTCAATGGACGAAACCTTATATGGGAGCCGGTAAAAGGCAGAATTAGCAACCTTCAGCACATTCAGGCTCATTGAAGGATCTTTTGAGATTATTCTTGCTAAAGAGTTGATGTCCGTATTGTCATCGTCAAGGGCATTTAATAACTCTGCCATTATCGCAGGAATCGGTGGCAATAAGTTAATAGCACCTTCAATTCTTTTTTTTAAATCCTTTATCATAATTTTTCTATGTTCCAGACTTAATAATTATATATTTCACCTTTCAGTATAATATCGGATATTTTTACAAAGACTTAAGAATATTGATGAATTGTGTTTAGAATTTTTTGTACTTTTCTGTCTGTTAGTGCTTTAGGCCTTTATCCGCTATATGCCGAGGAATTGTATTGCAATCCCACAAAGAAAAATGGCAGCACCTGCCAAAGCATGGCTATATCTTTCAAAACGTTTGAAAGGAAGAAAATTGATACCCCTATATGAAATACCAACAATGCTTAACATAGTCATTATTGTAACTCCACCGAATACAAATGTTAC is a genomic window containing:
- the moaA gene encoding GTP 3',8-cyclase MoaA produces the protein MLIDEFNRVINYVRISITDRCNLRCKYCVDGTFPFIPHNDMLSYEEIIRFVKISAELGVSKIRLTGGEPLARKGISYLLGEINKIQGINDISLTTNGVLLGKNIKELMESGLRRVNISLDTLKKDKFAYITGVDAFTDVIRSIKKAHYSGLNPIKINSVIIKGFNDDEILDFAKLTIRYNHHFRFIEYMPFGDSGMWDRTKIVTSSEIEARIREVYELESSINNERGPAKMFNIKGAAGKIGFISPVSSHICSECNRIRLTSNGKIRPCLFSDVGYDVKKLMREGKSDEEIKTFIINIVKVKPERKDEIGQIKKCQRSLQHIGG
- a CDS encoding MOSC domain-containing protein; translation: MKGKIISVNISDKKGEKKHAIGKCMLIKDRGLENDAHAGFMHRQVSLLAKESIQKIKDMGVDVDCGDFAENLTTEGIELFTLPIGTKFKVGDGIILRVTQIGKECHARCAIFQQVGDCVMPREGIFTEVLTEGEIKTGDEIEVMQ
- the moaC gene encoding cyclic pyranopterin monophosphate synthase MoaC, coding for MKLTHLDSNGKARMVDVTEKKETERAAKAFGKVRMSPKTYREIRKGVGPKGDIFTVAKIAGIMGTKKTHELIPLCHPLTITHIDVNYNFDDKESIVEITSSVKIKGQTGVEMEALTCVMLTALTIYDMCKAIDKGIELGPFYLLEKSGGKSGKYVKNVKCDS
- a CDS encoding HDOD domain-containing protein, whose amino-acid sequence is MIKDLKKRIEGAINLLPPIPAIMAELLNALDDDNTDINSLARIISKDPSMSLNVLKVANSAFYRLPYKVSSIDHAVRMLGVKEITMICIACGTYKALKPSRNGQTFDMDEFWKHSVATAVIAKRLCNKVNIKDQGAIYLSGLLHDVGKIILDKFVHEIYEIVIKATRDECISMIEAEKKFIGESHETIGGWIMERWKLPFMFIDVASHHHSVMDSSEGNRTAVAVCSMADQLARIEDFGFGGDMSGVVLNETEAFNVLLKADTAIAEIDFVKFIWDLENVDNEIEEMENILKN
- a CDS encoding MogA/MoaB family molybdenum cofactor biosynthesis protein, whose amino-acid sequence is MKYSVVIITCSDKGSVGERVDKSGPAIAEMLKDSYNVTDILIVPDETDIIADTIKKLIDEQKIDLVVTTGGTGLSNRDVTPEATRMVIEKDLPGFAEIMRIESYRITPHGIISRGICGIRGESIIINLPGSPKAATECLSFVSVALPHALNKLKGDNADCGS